In Desulfurococcaceae archaeon MEX13E-LK6-19, the genomic window TCTCAAGTAGCTTGATCTTCTCCTCTACATCCTTTCCGTAATCAACAATATTGGTCATTGTATGTTTCTTCCTAAGAGCTTCTCTCAAGGCTTTCTTGAGATCCTCGATACCATAGCCCGTGGTCGCAATAGTGGGGACAACTGGTACTCCGAGTAGCCTACTTAGCTTCCTGTGGTCTACTTCATAGCCTTCCTTCAACGCTAAATCAATCATATTAAGGTCCACTATAACATTAGCTCCAAGCTCCATCAACGACAATACTAGGTAAAGTCCTCTCTCAAGATTCAATGCACTAACAATACAGACCACGACATCAGGTTTTTCTTCAACAATAAAATTCCTCGCAATAACCTCGTCGACACTATAAGCAGTCAAACTATATATCCCAGGAAGATCAACAACCTCTACTTCAATACCATCAATCTTCATCCTACCAATCTTCTTCTCAACAGTAACACCAGGCCAGTTACCAACCCATGCCCTACCTCCGGTAAGCTTGTTGAAAACAAGAGACTTACCAACATTAGGTGTGCCAGCAAGAGCCACTACATAACGAGGCTTATCACCGTCCACTACCATTCACCTCCTCAACAAAAACCTTCATAGCCATACCCGCCCCAAGCACGAGCCTCGGCCTCCTATAGCAGAAAGAACACCAGCCCCCAACACCCCATGGACATCTCTCCTTTGGAACACCATCAATAACCTCTACGATCACTGGTCCTGGACCGCTTGATCTCACAACCCTCAGGATACTACCCTCAATAATCCCTAACTCGCGTAGCCTCCTCGCAAGCCCAACACCAGCCCTGATAGACACTACTCTAACCAGGGAGCCACTACGTGCATAAGCAAGAGGCATCATCACTTAACCTCCTCGACAATAACATGCTCTGCTTCAGAAGACCTCACACTAACAGGATACCCTCTGACAACAACCTCGATGGGGTCACCGAGAGGAGCCCTACGAACAACTCTGACAATAGAGCCGGGGATTATCCCTAGATCAAGTATTCTCCTCTTAACAAGACCAGTTCCCTCAACTCTTGCTACCCTGTAGACACCTCCCTCCCTAGCCTCCGAGAGCTTAAGTACTCTTGAGCCCATAGAATATCACCTGTTAGGGTACCCTAAGAAAATTAGGGAATCCTAACAATATAAAGATAATTATGTGCAATAACACACAAACAACACGGCGTACACTTTGAGAAACAAACTAGTTGAATTCATAACAAAAATCTAATATAGTCCTAGCCATTATATAAGAGCTTAGGTGTTATATATGAGCTTAGTTTTTGAATCAAGAGTTGGAAAGAAGAGGATAATTGTTCTACCTAAGGCGGCTGCAGAGGCTGTGGGTCTAAGTGAGGGGTCTAGGATTAGGATTCGTGTTGAAGACAATCGTATAATTATCGAGCCTATTCGTGATGCAGTATGGCTTTCCCTGTATGGGAAGAAGGTTGCTAAGATCACTCTTGAAGAGCTTGAGAAAGAGAGTACTCGTAGGCAGGCGAAATACGTTGGCTAAACAAGTGAAAGTACTTGTTGATACCAGTTTCCTTTTACCTGCATTAGGTATAGATGTTGAAGAAGAAGTCTATACTGCAATAAAGTACTTCTACTTAATGGAAGTCTACTATCTCGAGGAATCTATTCTTGAGGCGATGTGGAGTATACTCAAGCACGTCAAGGAAGAAGACCTAGACAATGTACTTGAAGGACTGAAAGCAATAAGAATGACGTACAAGCAAGCAATACCGCCACCTGAAGCATACATGGACGCATGTAGGCTCTACTGGGAAGGACATAACGACTACATAGACAACCTCCTCTATGCTACATCACGTAGACTGGGTCTTAAGCTACTAACGATAGATAAGGAGTTCATAAACTTCCTTAGGAAGAAGAGTAAACCTATAGAAAACATAGTCACACCAAGCAACCTCAAAGACTTGTTTTAACCATGTTATTCAATGGAGAATACCCAAGTAATAGTAGCAAAAAAGAGTTACAGCTGTCCCATAGCATTTGTCTATGATACATAAAAGAGATAGACACAAACATACTCATTAACAACTAGATCCTTACACTGTCCACCAGTTTCCATAAGAGATATCTGCTTCAAACTAGCTAATGCCACGGCCTATTGCCGTAAAGAAATTAGCGTATTTATGTGATTGATAACCTAATTGTTTCTAGGGCTGTATAGCCGCGTGGTGTTGTCATGCTGCTACCCAGCTGGCTTATCAATAGCCTCGTGCTTATTGTTGCTCTCATTGTTGTCTATGGGCTTGTGCAGCTAATGTTTAATGTTGTCCGTGGTCTCAGGAATTCTGTTATCCGCGCCCTAGACATCATTGAATCTAGGAGAAGTGCTCTGCAAAGCCTTACGAAAGATTTCTCTGCCGCAGGTCACCCGGTTATTAGGAAGATTGAGGATTACCTGGCTGGGATCCGTGGTCTTGAGAGAAAATATGCTTTCCGCCCTGGTCTCGTTCGTAGAATTGGGTATGTCTTCCGGGTATCATTCATGGTGCTAATAGTTCTCGCTCTACTACACACTCTGCTGTATATCTTGTTGACTCCTATTCAGAACATTATCCCGCAAACTCTTGCCCCTGTATTGAGTATTGCCCGTGGAGTACTCGCTGGTACTAGTATGGTGCTCTATATCGTACTAATAGTGTACATCATCGCGGTCTATGTGATTGCCGTGTATTATGTTGCCTACAAGAGTGTTGCCTACGAGTTTCTCAGACTTATAGAAGAGTTCATAGAGCTCATAGCGTCCCGCGCAAAAATAGCTATAACACAATATATGCAGGACAAGAGTATTGATGGTATTCACGTCGGCTTCCTACTAGCCCAAGGCCTCTACGAGGACTTCTACTCAGTACACCATAGTGGACTCCATGAGGTAAGAAGCATACTATCTAGATCACTGCCTAGGGCACTATTACTCGGAGGCGTAGCACTATCGCTACTACTATTCATGATGATATCCGGGCTGACAACACCTATCGGCACAGGGGGTCTAGTACAACCATACCAGACACTGGTATGGACTATAGTGGTCTTCGTGATAACAACAGCGAGCATGCTGACACTAGTAAGGTATCCTGCGTTCCTGACACACTTGATCAAAGATACGTTCACTAGATTCATACACGATATGAAAGAAGATGTGCGGGGACAAGTGAACCAGTTTGTGACAGAGAGACTACTATGCAAGACATGTAGTGAAGATAAACTCGATATAATAACCATTATAATGCTGTTGAACACGACTACAACATACCTCCAAGCACTAGAAACAGAGCTCAAAGAGATAGAAAACGAGGTAGAAACCACCATACCAAGAGTCAGGCTGGCAAGCCTAGCTGGTCCAGCAGCCTATATCATCTCGTTTATACTGAAAACACTGGGTCTACTCCCAATAAGATGAACCTGGTATCAGCCGGAAATCCAGCTGCTGAGCCAGTCATAGAGCATCCTGTAAAAAACTCTCGTGAAACAGCTTGTATCCCGCGGCTAAACACTTTTAAACAATGGTCAAACTAACCATATATACACGTAGGTGAATGCGCATACATGGGTTACTCTCTTGGTAATAAGGAGCTAGATGAGCTTCTTGAAGAGGTAGAGCCGGGCACAGTTATCCTTGTTGAAGGGCTCCCGGGAGCAGGGAAAACAACATTCACGTTATCACTAGCGTACCGTAACATAATACATAAGGGCAGTAAAGTACTCTACATGGTTTTTGGTGAAACACCAGAGAAACTAATGACTTTCAGTGAGAGACTAGGGCTTGAGAAAATAAGAGAACTTGCAAAGAAAGAACTCCTCAAATTCGTCAAAATACCGATAATTGCTGATACGATGCTTGTGGAGTACATAACAAAGGTACTCTCAGAGGAGTCAAAAGAATATGATATAATTGTTATAGATAGCGTTACACCCATACTCAAAATACTCCATACCTATAAGGCGAAAAGAGCATGGATACAGAACCTCTACGACTTCATAAGCAAACTAAATAGTGGATTACTAGTACTCGTAGCCGATATAATGACCGATCCTGATACTGACTTGAGAATGCTTGAGTTTGTAGCAGACCTAGTTCTACGGATGAGCTTTGAATTCCGCCGAAATGGCTTCATTGAGAGAGCTATTGAGGTAAGAAAATACCGTGGAAAACCAATAAAAACAGCATCAATACCATTTGTTATAACAAGCAAGATGGGCATCATAGTATTTAACTACATTAGTAAAGACATCATAGAGAAAATAAGGCCAATGAAGAAACCAGTCAAAATAACATGTCCTCCTTTACAAAAACTATTAAGCACAGACATCATAGAGCCTGGTACACAAATACTACTTGTAGACAAGAGGGGATGGCTTAGGGGCTCGTCTCTACTAAGGTATCTTGTTCAGAAGATCTATATGCTCCGGAAAGAAGGCTATAACATTCATGTAACAAGCTTCAGCCCCGAGCTACTAAAGATACTTATCTCTGAAATAAAGAGTTTAGTTGAGGCGAAAGGACCTGTAGAAGGGAAACTAAAAATACGCGAAATAGACCCATGCGTTATGGCGCCACATCACATAGTAAGCGAGAGTAGGCCTGAGGAAATAGCTACCAACATAGACATCCTCATAACCCTAGGGCTTGAGAGACTATTCTACATCTATGGTGCCGATGAATTAATGAACATGACAATAAACATAATCCAGATGCTCAAACAAATGGGTGTTTCAGCACTAAGATACATGATGGTTAGAGATGACAGCGAGATCCCAGGATACCTTATCGAGTTCCACGACATAGTGCTCACTATGTATGTTAAAGAGGATGGCGAAGTAGCCATCAAGGTGCTGAAGAACCTAGAGGCAACACACGGTACAGAAATACTTGACAGAGAATTCAAGGAATGCCCAATGCTCTAGATACCATTAACTTATGCCGCAATAAAACATTGAGAAAGCAGTAAAAAGCTTAACTAATCACTAAAACCTTAGTTTCCTAGAAAGCTGGGGGATACATAATTATTTAGTTTACTGTTTAGTATTCCTATGCTCCAGTGCTTGTGTTTCAGATAACTCTATCCTACTTCTTTCCATAATCTTTGACTGAACTCTTCTTATAGCTTCTAAAGCACGTTCCTTCCATAACCTCAATGGGAATAACTCATAGGCTCTGTTATAGTGATATAATGCTCTTTCAAAATCAAACCTGGCTTCATACTCTAGTCCTAGAGCATAATGTATCATACCGTCGTCGCCATACTTCTCGAGTAGACCATGAAGACACTCAAGAGTATGTGATGGATCGTATTCTTCTAGGCATTCACGAATACTAGCATTGATAATACGCCATAAATCCACATCCAATGTATAAACAACACCCTAGGCTGTGAAGTATCTAGCCCACCGAGATAATATTTACTGTGCATCACCCAGCCAAGAGTTTTATGTAGTGTCTTAGAGACTGCTCTGTAGAAGGGGAAACAGTAGAAACCGGCCGGTTTCCATAAGTAGTCTTAAAACCTATAGCTCACTCTAGATCTCGTGTTCAAGTATTCTATGAGCCTTATGTTTTTCTCATATAGTTTCTCCTCAAAGTATGCTCTAACCATTGCTGTGATGTTGTCTTTACTTGGCTTCTTAACGTCTTTAGCTAGACCAAGTATTTTCGATAAAAAGCCCTCGGGCATCAATGTATCAATTATTGTTTCTTCTACATCGCTTGGCACGTTTATCTTGTTGAGCCTGAAGAGACCATGGAGTACTTCATGGTAAACAAGGTCTAGTACCTGTTCTGCCTCCATGCTTGGTTTAGTGAAACTCGATACAACCACTCTCTCTTCATCCCAGTAAAGCATCGAGCCCATGAGCCCACCGAGCGGGTTGAACCCATAGATCACGTGGACTTCCTTGAAGTACTTCTTGAACCCAAATATCCTGTCCATGTACTCTATGTACTTCTCTCTTATCTTCCTATGGAGTTTCTCTACAGAGGAAGATAGCTTGTCTAGAGTCTCCTTTATGGTATCCCATTTATAGACACTAATACTCTTGATGGCTTCTAGCGCCTCGGATACACAATCTGCATTACAGTCTTCCTTGAAGACAATGCACTTGAACAACTTGTCCCAACACTTCTTCTCCTCAGCAATAAATCCAGCATAGAGTACTCTAGAGTAATCACCAATATAGAATACGTACGGGTACCTGTGGACAGGACACTGTGGCACGTGAACCAAGTCATAGAGAGCAGCAGCTACATGGCCTTCAACACTGGTGACACCATGGATCTCCAAGGAGCCGCCAACCCTCCGTCCATGGCGAGTTAGTGGTTTTCTACTTAAAATAAATGTACTCCTTATATAAAGTTAAACCACTGTATCAACGTTTTCTTCTTAATAAAAACAGTAACATTAATTATCTAAGACTACTTGTTGATAATGCTGATTAGTATCAATGGGTGGTCTGCAAGTGGATCAGAAACAAGCAGTGTTGGCTAGAGAAGTACTCGTCCAGGAAACCAAGACTACCCAAAGACTAGATGTAAAAGAGATCGCTAAGGGTGCTGTGGAGACCGTTGGTGGCGCCGGGCTTCTCGCTCTCGGGGCCAAGACAATGTTCATACTACCCTTCACCATGATCCCGTTTACGCTACAAACACTATTCCTAACATACCTCATACTACTACTGGGTAATCGCTCGTGGAGACCTGTAGCAACATACATAGCAATGGGCTTAATGGGGTTACCAGTATTCGCTTACGGTGGTGGACTATACTACGTGTTATCCCCCACGTTCGGCTACATAATAGGCTTCCTCGCCGCAGCAATCATAGCCGGGTACTACATCGGGAACCCACCACTGCTCTACCCTAGGAAACTAGTCATAGCAGCCACATTGATACAAGGAATAGTCTATACCATGGGATTCCTATGGCTAGCCGGATGGCTTACACTGACGAGACTAATACCAGTACACACTGCTCTAGCAACAGCTTTCATCATAGGCGTGGCCCCATTCATAGCATGGGATATACTCAAAGCACTAATGGCCGTAGGGCTACTAGTAGGAACACACAAGACAAAAACAATAATATCAAGATACCTCAGCGTACTAGGAAACACTTAATGAGAACTATTTGTTTTTAACACAATATTATGGCTGTCTGGAAAACTCTTTGGCTTCCTCTATCACGATTTTTAGTTCCTCCACGAACTCATCGTAAGGTAGTGGTGTCGATAATATACGTTCATTCCCTCTATACTCTTCGCCATCAAGACCAGAATACACATTATCAACTTCACCTAGGTTTCTCGCAAAATTAAGGTGATATACCATACCATCTTTATAAAGGAACACAGTATATCCTACAACTTTATAGACCTTGATATTAAGCCCACCATAAATAACTTCTTTATTACTACACCTAAAGCGTCCTGAGACCCATATTTTTGCTGGAAGCAACATAGCTATATATGTTCTACAGGGAAGCACTGGCCTCAGGAAATCAGGAAAAGCTATGGTATTTCCCGTAATCCTCTCAAAATCTACATAGACAATAATCTGTTTACCTTCAAGACTAGTATTGCCTTCAATGACTTCTTCTACAATAACACGGAAAACAGCCTTACTAGTATCGGTTTCAAAAACACAATTCCGCCCATTTATAACAAAAACTTCACCACACTTATATACTCCAAGTACATGTATTTTAGCCCATATTGGGCGTACTGTAGTATTATAGTATTTGGCTAGGAACTCACTGTAACTAATATTGCCGTTAACCAAGAGGCCTACTTCACAGCTATAAATAATATCCATACCACCAGGGTTAAGTTTATAGTATAAACATTCATTTTCTACGTTTGCAGTGAAGGCAAATATTATAGCTAAAAGTATTATTATCGAAACAATAATAACCATTGTTTTATACATAGTGACTCTCCTAATAAGATACTATTGACCATGGATTACATAAATGTTTATCATTACTTACTTAACTTACTTGACAGCAAACTAGATAAAACACTAAAAATAATTGATTATTATTGTCTCTTGAATACTTTTTATCTTATTATCCTAGTATTGTTTTGCATGATTCTACTCTAGTCGTGTTCAATGTGTCATGGAGTACCGGGTAGTATATTGTGTTGGCTATTGTTGCTTTTAGTATGAAGTCTAGTATGATGAGGATTATCGCTATCAACAACATTTTCTTTACTGTGGAGTCTACTTTTATCCTAAGTGTTTTCTCCTCGACGATACTCATCATGAGTCTCGTTAGTATAGTGCCTAGGAACACATAGCCTATAACACGTATTATGGCGTAGATAGGCCAGCCCATGACTACGGCGACGATACTCCCATTAGCCATCCATATCAGTGTACCGTAGTAGAAGTTCATGTAGTTAAGAAGTATGGCCCCCATGAACAAGCCGCCGATACCCATGGTTAGAAACGATACTATCGTGAACAACACTATCTCTATTATCTTGGGTTTAAGGAAGAGACTCGGGTCACCCTCCGGCCCCTTACCTGTCTCAAGCCACTCTATCATCTCCTCAAGGTAACTCCTCCCCTTAATGATCTTGTCGACAGCACCAGCACTACATCCCGCATAGAAGGCGTATGCTGCAACAACAATTGTTACGACAAGACTCCAGAGAAGCACTAAGCCAGCTGCACGCCATAACCTCCTCTTGTAGACCTCGACAAGAAAGAGATAAACTATCACAAACAACTGCATCAATGGCAGTATAAGCCCGCCTACAATAAGCCCAGCAATACTAGCAACAACACCGCCGGCAACAATACATAGTATCTCGACACCAAGACTAAACTCTTTATCAAGTAATTTCTTTAAATCCATAGAAACCACCTACTAGATCCACTATTTGTATGGTGGAGGAATAAATAGTATCAGTTATCCACTGAAACCACGTATTAAAGAAGCCTTGAACACAACGATCAACGAACTCAATATCCTTGCCCTAACCCATTAAGTAAAGTATATCAAGCTGCTTCCATTTATAATTGTAGTAATGGTGATGAAACCTCCTCTCTACTGAATAATAGAGATGTAGAACCTCACGGTGTCTGATTATTCTCCAAAATAAGACGAGAATACATTCTTATTCTTCGACTAGTTATGTGTTTTCCTGTAGAAGAGTGTTTAGTTAAAAAATATTTTGTTAAGGGCTGGTTTTATTTGGAATGTGTTTACTCGGCTGTGTAGTTTGGTACTACTGGTGGTAAGTTTACTGCTTTCGCGTAGGCTATGTTGAGTACTCTGTGTAGTATCACGAGGAGTACTAGTCCTACTGGTAGGAGTATTGCTGGGTGGGTTATACCGATGTACATTAGGAAGAATAGTACTGCCGAGATAGCCATGGCTAGTAGTGCGTAGGGTATCTGTGTTGAGACGTGGTCGATGTGGTCTGCACCGCTGAACATTGAGGACATGATGGTTGTATCGCTTATTGGGCTACAGTGGTCTCCGAAGATACCTCCGGCGAAGACGCTGGCAATGGAAGCGTATAGTGGTAGGTATGGGTCTACGCCTTGCTGGAGTGCTAGTGTCCAGGATAGTGGTATGGCTATGGGCATTACGAGGGCGAAGGTACCCCAGCTTGTACCTGTTGTGAATGATATGAAGGCTGCTGCTAGGAAGATTAGAGCTGGTACGAGAATTGCTGGTACGCCGGCCTTGGTGGCTAGGTCGATCACGTATGGTGCTGTGCCTACGGCGTCTGCAGCTGACTTGATTGTCCATGCTAGTACTAGGATAGCGTTGGCGAGTACCATGAGGTACATGCCCCTGATCGTGGCGTCCATGAGTTTCTCGAAGTCCAGGCTCCTGGTTACCAAGGCAAAGAATGCTGCTGTTACGTAGCCTGCGAAGCTACCCCATAGTAGTGCAGTAGCCGCGTCAGCATCCATCAAGGCTTCAGTGAATGGTACTTCCCACCAATACTTCTCATAGCCTACTACCTCGGCACCAGTAACCCACATTCCTATGATCGTTACTA contains:
- a CDS encoding ferrous iron transport protein A, with the protein product MGSRVLKLSEAREGGVYRVARVEGTGLVKRRILDLGIIPGSIVRVVRRAPLGDPIEVVVRGYPVSVRSSEAEHVIVEEVK
- a CDS encoding biotin transporter BioY, producing MDQKQAVLAREVLVQETKTTQRLDVKEIAKGAVETVGGAGLLALGAKTMFILPFTMIPFTLQTLFLTYLILLLGNRSWRPVATYIAMGLMGLPVFAYGGGLYYVLSPTFGYIIGFLAAAIIAGYYIGNPPLLYPRKLVIAATLIQGIVYTMGFLWLAGWLTLTRLIPVHTALATAFIIGVAPFIAWDILKALMAVGLLVGTHKTKTIISRYLSVLGNT
- a CDS encoding FeoA domain-containing protein — translated: MMPLAYARSGSLVRVVSIRAGVGLARRLRELGIIEGSILRVVRSSGPGPVIVEVIDGVPKERCPWGVGGWCSFCYRRPRLVLGAGMAMKVFVEEVNGSGR
- a CDS encoding PIN domain-containing protein; translated protein: MAKQVKVLVDTSFLLPALGIDVEEEVYTAIKYFYLMEVYYLEESILEAMWSILKHVKEEDLDNVLEGLKAIRMTYKQAIPPPEAYMDACRLYWEGHNDYIDNLLYATSRRLGLKLLTIDKEFINFLRKKSKPIENIVTPSNLKDLF
- a CDS encoding AbrB/MazE/SpoVT family DNA-binding domain-containing protein, producing the protein MSLVFESRVGKKRIIVLPKAAAEAVGLSEGSRIRIRVEDNRIIIEPIRDAVWLSLYGKKVAKITLEELEKESTRRQAKYVG